The genomic window GAGCAACAATTAAATGAGTGGGAAGAGCTAAGCTTAGAGCTGGAAGAAATGGAAGGCTAGCTTCTCAGACATGATTCAACTAGACAATAAAAAAGAAGAAACAGGGACCCCTGACTCACTGCTTCTTCTTTTTTATTGATCACTGATTGCATTTTTTTGCATTATTAAAAATTAAAGTTGCAAAACATTGCACGACATGCTATTTTATTTCTATAGGGGGAATGATTATGCTGATAGAAGAACGGTTAGCGCAGATTCTGGCTATTATTGATAAGGAACAGCGAGCAACCATTGATGAGCTGGCAGAAACGATGCACGTATCGAAGGACACCATCCGAAGAGATTTAATTCGACTTGAACAGCAACAGCTTGTTCGCCGCATCCATGGTGGTGCCGTTTCAACAAAAAAAGAAGCGGTAATCTTTGACTACAATGAGCGTTCACATATGTCGAATGACGTAAAGCAATCAATCGGACGTCAAGTTGCTGAGCTGATTGAAGACGGCTCATCCATACTTTTTGACTCTTCAACAACAGTTGAGGCAGCAATCCTTCCGCTACAACAAAAAAAAATCACAGCTATCACAAATTCATTGACCCATGCGGCAAGGCTAGCTAAAAATGGACAAGCGTCAATTACTCTCCTACCCGGTAATCTACATAAGGAGCAGCTTTTCCTTTCTGGTGCGGAAACTGTATCAGCCATAAAGCAATACATCACAAATTATACATTGTTAGGGGTATTTGCTCTTTCTCCTGAGGGTGTATTTATCCATACACAGGAAGAAGGATTGGTCAAACGGGAAATGGTCAAGCACGGTCAGACGGTCATTGCTTTGGCAGACCATTCTAAAATGGACAAAATCGGTTTTTTCAACATTTGTCCCCTTTCCGACATTGATATCCTGATTACAGACACCATACCAGAAGGCGCATTACTCAAAGAATTAGAAGCAAATAATATAAAAATACTTACAACACTCAAAGGAGACAGAAAATCATGACAAATAAATCAATTCGACTCGGAAAAATCAAACGTCCAACTATATTTCCTGCCGTGGCACCGACTTTATTGACAGATGACACAATGAAAGAACGTCAAGAGAAATTGCTAAACGCGATGAGCAAAGAAAAATTTGATCTGTTAATCATCTATGCAGATAAAGAGCATGGTGGAAATTTCGAATACCTGACTGGTTTCATCCCACGCTTTGAGGAAGGTCTGCTATTAATTGATAACTCTGGAACTTGTACGCTTATTCTTGGGAATGAAAATTTGAAGATGGCTAACTATTCCAGAATCCCAGCTGAACTAAAGCATAGCCCTCTATTTTCATTACCTAATCAACCAATGGATAATGAACAGCCGTTGGAAGAGCTGCTCAAGGAGGCAGGTATCGAGAAGAAAAACAAGATTGGGTTAGTTGGCTGGAAAATGTTTACCACCAAAAACAGCGTATCTTCTCACTATTTTGATCTCCCTTATTTTATTGTCGAAGCAATTAAAAACGCAACAGCCGCTCAGGCAGAGATTAGCAACGGTACCCATCTGTTTGTTGATGGTGATGTCGGCATACGCAGTACGAACAACGCAAACGAAATCGCCCATTATGAATATGGGGCTAACCTTTCCTCTTCCTGTATCTTAGAAGCAATGGACGCTGTAGAAATAGGCGTAGCGGAAACAACCTTGGGAAATCATCTGACTGCTCAAGGTCAACCAAATACAGTCGTATCGATCGCAGCAGTTGGTCAACGATTTGAAAAGGCCAATCTTTATCCAACCAATAAGCAGGCAGCTCTTGGTGACTCACTATCCTTGACTACCGCATTCAAAGGTGGATTATCTAGTCGTACCGGCTTCGTCATCCAATCCGAAGAGCAACTGCCAGACAACCAAAAAGACTATTTGGAACGTCTAGTCAAGCCTTATTTCCGTACCGTTGCCTATTGGTTGGAACACATCAAGATAGGAGTATCTGGCGGTGACTTCTATACGCAGATCGAAGCGATCTTTCCAAAAAAAGACTATCATTGGCATTTGAACCCGGGTCACTTAGTGTCAGATGAGGAATGGATGTCTTCTCCAATTTATCCTGGTTCAACCGAAACATTGAAAAGCGGTATGATACTGCAAATCGATATCATACCATCGGTGAAGGGATATACTGGTGTCAGTGCAGAAGAATGTGTGGCACTAGCTGATCAAGATCTGCAGAACGCCATCCAACAACAATACCCCGAGCTATGGGCGCGTATCCTTGTAAGACGCACCTATCTGGAACAAGAGCTTGGTATCAAGCTAAGTAAGGACATCTTGCCCCTTTCGAATACAGTTGCGTATCTACGCCCCTTTTTCTTGGCTAAAGATACTGCACTGTACCTCGAAAAATAAACCAAAAAAGCGCAAAGGACAACTATCGTCCTTTGCACCTTATTCTATTGAACAACGACTCACGCCACTATTCTCTATCTGTTTGATTGAATAACTTCAGTAGATCCAACAGGTAGAATTCCAGCTGTTGGATCAGCAATTTACCTTCTTCTCGCTGCTCCTTTTTAGAAGAAATAGTGAGCACTATTCTATCTTCTAGTATTCCGTAATACAGCCCAAACCCCTCTTGATCTACCGGACAAAAGCTGAATGACTCCAATAAATCACTGGGAATACCTGTCGTGGAAAGAAAGTTTCTTGTTAATTTTTTGATTGCTTCTGACTGGAAAAAATAGGCTGCGTCAAGCGAATCGGGCACCATCTTCTGTAAGCCAAATAAATGACGTTCCACTCCTAGGCCTTTTTGACACTTGACCAGTCTCTTGCTGTGAGCAGCTATTCCATCCAGAAACAATTCAGTCAGCTCTGCTTTCTCGAACGCTTTTTCTTTATTTAAAAATGCTTCTGAAAAAATCTTCTTCTGCGTACTCAGGGAACGTGCACATTCCGTTCGACCACCATAAAATCCACGCATCGCCACCGGTTCATAAACTGATTTCAAACACCCAAAAACATCCTTTTGCGCTACTGCCAGCGCCATATGAAAATACGCATCCGGACTTATCTTGAGCTCTTTCAATACATTTTTCCCAATGCCATCAACTGTTCGATGATGAATAGAGTATGCTGCGGCCTCTTCTTCCACTGCTCTGCGGCACCGTACCAACATCTCAAGCAATTCCGGAGAAAACTGCCAGGACAATCGATTGATCAAGCTCGTCTCCTGCCTTTGACTGGTAACAAGGGTCTCCATTTTGATTGCATCGAATACCTTTGCCAATAGGTTCATTGTCGGAACGCCATCGACCGCTGTATGTTCAATGTTAAACCCGATTGAACCATTTTTAGTAATCAGTGCCTGGAGTGTCTTGGTAAAAATCTGATCCTGCCCGTTCAACAGCATGGTAGCTACACGTTCCTCGACTGTTTCATCCTTTCCGTCAGTGAAACTCAAAATAAATAATGCTGTTTCAATCAGCTGACAATTTTCTGCATTCTCTTTTTGTCTATTCAACTGTTGATAGGCCTGATAAGCATTGCTTCTGTCAACACCGAACAGATAGGCCAGATCCCTTTCACCGCTCAAAGCAGGTTGTTTTACAGCTAAAATGTAGTTGATATTTTCTAAAATACTTTTCAAAGAATGCAGGTTTCCAGATGAATCGATGACTTCAAGCTGATAATAATTCCCTTCATTCAAAATAAGGACATAATTATTGGCTTGTTCATTTTTGAAAAACAGATCCTTATCAATAGTTGGTGTTCTACAGCTTCCAAAAAAATTTTCATAATAAGACATATCCACATGCTGCTTGTTTTTTGCAAATTCTAGCGGATAACTTTCCTCAACGAAAGCAAGGTAAATCTTAGTTAACTGATAAATGAGCTGTGCCGCCTTTTCTGCACGTGACGAAACACACCGATGCGCCTCATCTTGAATCACTAGCCCAAAGTTTGTTTCACTCTGAACATATCCGCGCCCATTCAAATAGCTTTCTTGCCAAAAATCAGCTAACCAGCTCCCTTCTGTTTCTTGCCAATGTAATTCCAATCGTTCTTGAAGTTTCAGCCCCTCATTTGTGGAAAACTGCTTCACGATTTTTTCGAAGTCCCTTTGTTCTAAGTCTGTCAAAAACGGCGCAGCCCATTCAACAAGCTGGCTCATGGTATGTGTTAGTTCTGGTACAGGTAATTTCCCCAATAATGGCAATAGTTCTTCTTTATACTTTTTCATTAAGACCTCCAAAATTGTTAACGCTTACTCAATAATCCATTATACCTGATTCAGCACCCATTTACATAGAATACTTTTACACTACAGTAAAACAGCCCACCATTCACAAGTTTACGTGAATAGCGGACTGTTGTTCATTTTTCTTTTGTATCAATAATGATTGTTACCGGTCCATCATTGGTCAATGTAACAGCCATGTCTCCACCAAATTCTCCGGTTGCAACAAGCAAGCCTATCTCCCGAAGCTGTTGATTGAAGGCTTCATATAGAGGAATTGCCTGTTCAGGTCGTGCAGCTGACACAAAACTTGGGCGATTGCCTTTTTTCGTGTCTGCGTACAATGTAAATTGAGAAATACTCAATATCCCACCACCAGCGGTTTGGATGTCTAAGTTCATCTTCCCTTCAGAATCCTCGAAAACACGAAGCTTACCGATTTTCCGAACAAGATAGCCGACATCCTCAAGTGTATCGTCTGAATGAATGCCCAATAGAACCATAAAGCCTGAGCCTATTTCTCCAATCATTTGTCCTTCAATTTCGACTTTCGCCTGAGAGACACGTTGAATCACTGC from Enterococcus sp. 9E7_DIV0242 includes these protein-coding regions:
- a CDS encoding DeoR/GlpR family DNA-binding transcription regulator yields the protein MLIEERLAQILAIIDKEQRATIDELAETMHVSKDTIRRDLIRLEQQQLVRRIHGGAVSTKKEAVIFDYNERSHMSNDVKQSIGRQVAELIEDGSSILFDSSTTVEAAILPLQQKKITAITNSLTHAARLAKNGQASITLLPGNLHKEQLFLSGAETVSAIKQYITNYTLLGVFALSPEGVFIHTQEEGLVKREMVKHGQTVIALADHSKMDKIGFFNICPLSDIDILITDTIPEGALLKELEANNIKILTTLKGDRKS
- a CDS encoding M24 family metallopeptidase — translated: MTNKSIRLGKIKRPTIFPAVAPTLLTDDTMKERQEKLLNAMSKEKFDLLIIYADKEHGGNFEYLTGFIPRFEEGLLLIDNSGTCTLILGNENLKMANYSRIPAELKHSPLFSLPNQPMDNEQPLEELLKEAGIEKKNKIGLVGWKMFTTKNSVSSHYFDLPYFIVEAIKNATAAQAEISNGTHLFVDGDVGIRSTNNANEIAHYEYGANLSSSCILEAMDAVEIGVAETTLGNHLTAQGQPNTVVSIAAVGQRFEKANLYPTNKQAALGDSLSLTTAFKGGLSSRTGFVIQSEEQLPDNQKDYLERLVKPYFRTVAYWLEHIKIGVSGGDFYTQIEAIFPKKDYHWHLNPGHLVSDEEWMSSPIYPGSTETLKSGMILQIDIIPSVKGYTGVSAEECVALADQDLQNAIQQQYPELWARILVRRTYLEQELGIKLSKDILPLSNTVAYLRPFFLAKDTALYLEK
- a CDS encoding choline/carnitine O-acyltransferase; the encoded protein is MKKYKEELLPLLGKLPVPELTHTMSQLVEWAAPFLTDLEQRDFEKIVKQFSTNEGLKLQERLELHWQETEGSWLADFWQESYLNGRGYVQSETNFGLVIQDEAHRCVSSRAEKAAQLIYQLTKIYLAFVEESYPLEFAKNKQHVDMSYYENFFGSCRTPTIDKDLFFKNEQANNYVLILNEGNYYQLEVIDSSGNLHSLKSILENINYILAVKQPALSGERDLAYLFGVDRSNAYQAYQQLNRQKENAENCQLIETALFILSFTDGKDETVEERVATMLLNGQDQIFTKTLQALITKNGSIGFNIEHTAVDGVPTMNLLAKVFDAIKMETLVTSQRQETSLINRLSWQFSPELLEMLVRCRRAVEEEAAAYSIHHRTVDGIGKNVLKELKISPDAYFHMALAVAQKDVFGCLKSVYEPVAMRGFYGGRTECARSLSTQKKIFSEAFLNKEKAFEKAELTELFLDGIAAHSKRLVKCQKGLGVERHLFGLQKMVPDSLDAAYFFQSEAIKKLTRNFLSTTGIPSDLLESFSFCPVDQEGFGLYYGILEDRIVLTISSKKEQREEGKLLIQQLEFYLLDLLKLFNQTDRE
- the dtd gene encoding D-aminoacyl-tRNA deacylase, which translates into the protein MKAVIQRVSQAKVEIEGQMIGEIGSGFMVLLGIHSDDTLEDVGYLVRKIGKLRVFEDSEGKMNLDIQTAGGGILSISQFTLYADTKKGNRPSFVSAARPEQAIPLYEAFNQQLREIGLLVATGEFGGDMAVTLTNDGPVTIIIDTKEK